The Roseovarius indicus genome has a segment encoding these proteins:
- a CDS encoding response regulator, with the protein MCEDEFVVALDLKLLIEEFGFQVMGPFAKRADALEKLDQNLPDVALLDVRLKDGEVFPLADKLVDLGVPIVFHSGHIFEEDVRNRYPGAETCQKPVSAKHLRTTLENAR; encoded by the coding sequence GTGTGCGAAGACGAATTCGTGGTCGCGCTGGACCTCAAACTGCTGATCGAGGAATTTGGCTTCCAGGTCATGGGACCGTTCGCAAAGCGGGCGGATGCGCTGGAAAAACTCGATCAGAACCTGCCCGACGTGGCCCTTCTCGACGTGCGTCTGAAGGATGGCGAGGTGTTTCCCCTGGCCGACAAACTGGTCGACCTCGGCGTGCCGATCGTCTTCCATTCCGGCCACATCTTCGAGGAAGACGTCCGCAACCGCTACCCCGGCGCCGAGACCTGCCAGAAGCCGGTCAGCGCCAAGCACCTGCGCACGACGCTCGAAAACGCCCGCTGA
- a CDS encoding molybdate ABC transporter substrate-binding protein, protein MFAALLGIAMTPAQAEDISLFAAGSLRAALSEVAEDFTQTYGTPVAATFGPSGLMRERIEAGETAHVFASANMRHPRTLESAGKGGPVVLFARNRLCALARPDVEVSSDTLLEVILKPETRLGTSTPKADPSGDYAFELFDKSGHAETLKAKALQLTGGPDSETPPGGRNAYAWVLDSDQADIFLTYCTNAVLARKEVPELQIVQVPEALSVGADYGLIVLDGAPTAASRLAMHILSPAGQAVLADYGFDAAGVPEVD, encoded by the coding sequence ATGTTTGCCGCCCTGCTGGGAATTGCAATGACCCCGGCACAGGCTGAAGACATCTCTCTATTCGCGGCAGGCAGTCTTCGGGCGGCGCTGTCGGAGGTTGCAGAGGATTTCACGCAGACCTACGGCACACCCGTCGCCGCCACTTTCGGCCCCTCCGGCCTCATGCGCGAACGGATCGAGGCTGGCGAAACAGCCCATGTCTTCGCCTCCGCCAACATGCGGCACCCTCGTACCCTCGAAAGCGCCGGAAAGGGGGGCCCGGTGGTGCTCTTTGCCCGCAACCGCCTCTGCGCCCTGGCGCGGCCGGACGTCGAGGTTTCGTCGGACACCCTGCTGGAGGTCATCCTGAAGCCGGAGACGCGCCTTGGAACGTCGACTCCAAAGGCCGATCCGTCGGGGGACTACGCGTTCGAGCTTTTCGACAAGTCCGGTCATGCCGAGACGCTCAAGGCCAAGGCGCTCCAACTCACCGGCGGCCCTGACAGCGAAACGCCACCCGGGGGGCGCAATGCTTACGCATGGGTTCTCGACAGCGACCAGGCGGATATCTTCCTGACCTATTGCACCAATGCGGTGCTGGCCCGGAAAGAAGTGCCCGAGCTGCAGATCGTTCAGGTGCCAGAGGCCCTGTCGGTGGGGGCCGATTATGGATTGATCGTGCTTGACGGGGCGCCGACCGCGGCATCCCGGCTCGCGATGCACATCCTCTCCCCTGCCGGTCAGGCGGTTCTGGCGGACTACGGGTTCGATGCCGCCGGTGTTCCGGAGGTCGATTGA
- a CDS encoding iron ABC transporter substrate-binding protein — MRYLCLVLALLALPAQAGTITDSAGRTVDIPDKVTTVFAAGPPASILVYIMKPEALTGWPRALRPEERAYIAEPYRDLPETGRLTGRGGEANLERVLAIEPDLIVDFGSVRDTYIDLANRVQEQTGIPYILIDGRFENTPEALRVVGEALGVPNRGEALARDVEATFGRIDALLEGVPEADRPRVYLARGPEGLETGMKGSINTEIIERAGGRNVADDGGQTRGLVQASMEQVIVANPDTIVTWDRNFFAKVFDDPLWQGIDAVREGRVYLSPTAPFGWIDRPPSVNRMMGLIWMAGLLYPKRWEGTLRKEARAFYKLYYHVDLSDEDLEGLLEWAEGRPPE; from the coding sequence ATGCGATACCTGTGCCTCGTCCTTGCCCTTCTGGCACTGCCTGCCCAGGCGGGCACGATCACCGACAGCGCCGGCCGGACCGTCGACATCCCCGACAAGGTGACCACGGTCTTCGCCGCCGGCCCGCCCGCCTCGATCCTCGTCTACATCATGAAGCCCGAGGCGCTGACCGGCTGGCCCCGCGCCCTGCGCCCCGAGGAACGCGCCTATATCGCCGAACCCTATCGCGACCTGCCAGAAACGGGGCGGCTGACGGGGCGCGGCGGTGAGGCCAACCTCGAACGGGTCCTGGCGATCGAGCCCGACCTGATTGTCGATTTCGGCTCGGTTCGTGACACCTATATCGACCTCGCCAACCGGGTGCAGGAACAGACCGGCATTCCCTATATCCTGATCGATGGCCGCTTCGAGAACACGCCCGAGGCGCTTCGCGTCGTGGGCGAAGCGCTCGGCGTGCCGAACCGGGGCGAGGCGCTGGCCCGGGACGTGGAAGCCACCTTCGGCCGGATCGACGCGCTCCTCGAGGGGGTCCCCGAGGCCGACCGCCCCCGCGTCTACCTCGCCCGCGGGCCCGAGGGGCTGGAAACCGGCATGAAAGGCTCGATCAACACCGAGATCATCGAGCGGGCGGGCGGGCGCAACGTGGCCGATGACGGCGGCCAGACCCGCGGGCTCGTGCAGGCCTCGATGGAACAGGTGATCGTCGCCAACCCCGACACCATCGTGACGTGGGATCGCAATTTCTTTGCCAAGGTCTTCGACGATCCGCTCTGGCAGGGCATCGACGCCGTGCGCGAGGGCCGGGTCTACCTTTCGCCCACGGCCCCCTTCGGCTGGATCGACCGGCCGCCTTCTGTCAACCGGATGATGGGGCTCATATGGATGGCCGGGCTGCTCTATCCCAAGCGGTGGGAAGGGACCCTGCGCAAGGAGGCGCGGGCGTTCTACAAGCTCTATTACCACGTCGACCTTAGTGACGAAGATCTGGAGGGGCTTCTCGAATGGGCCGAGGGACGACCACCCGAATAA
- a CDS encoding FecCD family ABC transporter permease, which yields MGRGTTTRIIAPRPVLTLTGALTLVLVLLAFGAVMIGPYALTPGQTLAALVGRGDSQAQIVVWNIRLPRVAAAVLVGAALAAAGASYQALFRNPLVSPDILGVSAGAGLGAVAGIFLSLPVAAIQASAFAGGMVAVGAVTLVASLVRNTDRTLTLVLIGVVIGALAGAATSLLKVMADPYDQLPAITFWLLGSLAAITTDDILPALPAVLVGLVPLALLRWRINVLSLGDEEARALGVEAGRTRFLVIAAATLITASVTALAGVVGWVGLVIPHIARMLVGPGFGRLLPASVLIGAGYLLVVDTLARTMAQAEVPLGILTAVIGAPFFVWLLARGRRGWS from the coding sequence ATGGGCCGAGGGACGACCACCCGAATAATCGCGCCGCGCCCCGTTCTGACGCTGACCGGGGCCCTGACGCTGGTGCTCGTTCTTCTGGCCTTCGGGGCGGTGATGATCGGGCCCTATGCGCTCACCCCGGGGCAAACGCTGGCCGCGCTTGTCGGTCGGGGCGACTCGCAGGCACAGATCGTGGTGTGGAACATCCGCCTGCCGCGCGTCGCCGCCGCGGTGCTGGTGGGCGCGGCACTGGCCGCGGCCGGGGCCAGCTACCAGGCGCTTTTCCGCAACCCGCTGGTGTCGCCGGATATCCTCGGCGTGTCCGCTGGCGCGGGCCTGGGGGCGGTGGCCGGGATATTCCTGTCGCTGCCCGTGGCCGCGATCCAGGCGTCCGCCTTCGCCGGCGGCATGGTGGCGGTGGGTGCCGTCACGCTGGTCGCCTCGCTGGTTCGCAATACCGACCGGACACTGACCCTGGTTCTGATCGGCGTGGTGATCGGCGCGCTTGCGGGGGCGGCGACCTCGCTGCTGAAGGTGATGGCCGACCCCTACGACCAGCTCCCCGCCATCACCTTCTGGCTTCTGGGTTCTCTCGCGGCAATCACCACCGACGACATCCTGCCCGCCCTGCCCGCGGTGCTGGTGGGACTTGTGCCACTGGCACTGCTGCGCTGGCGGATCAACGTTCTGTCCCTGGGCGACGAGGAAGCCCGCGCCCTGGGCGTCGAGGCCGGGCGCACGCGTTTCCTGGTGATTGCGGCGGCCACGCTCATCACCGCCAGCGTCACGGCGCTGGCGGGTGTCGTGGGATGGGTCGGGCTGGTGATCCCCCATATCGCGCGGATGCTGGTCGGTCCCGGCTTCGGCCGTCTTTTGCCCGCCTCCGTACTGATCGGGGCCGGGTATCTTCTTGTCGTCGACACGCTGGCGCGCACGATGGCACAGGCCGAGGTGCCGCTGGGTATCCTGACCGCGGTGATCGGCGCGCCGTTCTTCGTCTGGCTTCTGGCCCGTGGGCGGCGGGGGTGGTCGTGA
- a CDS encoding ABC transporter ATP-binding protein: MLEARNLAIGYGATTIGTELALQVTGGDILCLLGPNGCGKTTLFRTLLGLLPALAGTVTLGGKPLAAQTRAEIARQVAYVPQAHAPPFPFEALEVVLMGRTARLGLFGQPGRQDRDCAFHALDQLGIADLAHRDYARLSGGQRQLVLIARALAQEAPLIVMDEPTASLDFGNQAQVLAHVAALADGAAAGGRGVIMSTHDPDQALALNARVLLMKDGRAFAEGPAEAVLTGDTLSAVYGIPVTVETTGSGRKVCLPSLDRQSAPTMTSEAFTIA, encoded by the coding sequence ATGCTCGAGGCCAGGAACCTTGCCATCGGTTACGGCGCCACGACAATCGGCACGGAGCTGGCGCTTCAGGTCACCGGCGGCGATATCCTCTGCCTCCTGGGGCCGAATGGCTGCGGCAAGACCACGCTGTTCCGCACGCTTCTGGGCCTTCTGCCGGCACTGGCGGGCACGGTCACGCTCGGCGGCAAACCCCTCGCGGCACAGACTCGCGCCGAGATTGCCCGGCAGGTCGCCTATGTCCCGCAGGCCCACGCGCCGCCGTTCCCCTTCGAGGCGCTCGAGGTTGTCTTGATGGGCCGCACCGCGCGCCTCGGCCTTTTCGGCCAGCCCGGGCGGCAGGATCGCGACTGTGCCTTTCATGCCCTCGATCAGCTGGGCATCGCCGATCTCGCGCATCGCGACTACGCCCGTCTTTCCGGCGGCCAGCGGCAGCTTGTGCTGATCGCCCGGGCACTGGCGCAGGAGGCACCGCTGATCGTCATGGACGAACCGACCGCCAGCCTCGATTTCGGCAACCAGGCCCAAGTGCTGGCCCATGTCGCCGCCCTGGCCGATGGCGCTGCGGCGGGCGGGCGCGGCGTGATCATGTCCACCCACGACCCCGATCAGGCCCTTGCCCTGAACGCCCGCGTCCTGTTGATGAAAGACGGCCGTGCCTTTGCCGAGGGCCCGGCCGAAGCCGTGCTGACAGGAGACACTCTGAGCGCCGTCTACGGCATCCCCGTCACCGTGGAAACGACCGGCTCGGGGCGGAAGGTCTGCCTGCCGTCCCTCGACCGTCAGTCGGCGCCGACAATGACGTCAGAGGCTTTCACGATCGCATAG
- a CDS encoding TOBE domain-containing protein, which produces MKLSARNKLTGTVVSIDRGAVNSTVHIDLGGGSIVTAMITNASVDDLGLEVGKTAYAIVKASDVIVGAD; this is translated from the coding sequence ATGAAACTCAGCGCACGCAACAAGCTGACCGGGACGGTGGTGTCGATCGACAGGGGGGCCGTCAATTCGACCGTCCATATCGACCTGGGCGGAGGCAGCATCGTGACGGCGATGATCACCAATGCCTCGGTCGACGACCTGGGGCTCGAGGTGGGCAAGACGGCCTATGCGATCGTGAAAGCCTCTGACGTCATTGTCGGCGCCGACTGA
- a CDS encoding putative sulfate/molybdate transporter, whose amino-acid sequence MERRPANEDATSGTAPGGFRFDLRELNGALGDLGTLLPLTIGAIALVGLSAQQVLLGFALFYIATGLIYRLPVPVQPMKAIVAVALTTAVTPASIALSGMMIGAALLLLGGSGVIDRIARLVPQSVLAGLQLGLGLALGWIALGLMAEQPVIGALSLGLAVAGLRLGTHAALATLLFGVVMGGYFGHEALPELPELPASVGGWLAPIPTAADFQVAVTELALPQLALTLTNAVVLTALVAGDSFGARAAHVTPRRLCLTSGAANLLTAPFGALPMCHGAGGVIAHHRFGARSGGAPVMLGAALLGLVLLPEDLRRMALSAIPAATLGALLLIAAAELATSRRLFDAMPSCRPVIALTAVATLAGNPLIGLMAGTAAEMVRKTVLRRMGLSGRGDAKS is encoded by the coding sequence GTGGAAAGACGCCCGGCAAATGAAGATGCGACGAGCGGAACCGCCCCGGGCGGGTTCCGCTTTGATCTGCGCGAGTTGAACGGTGCGCTGGGGGATCTGGGCACGCTGCTGCCGCTGACCATCGGGGCCATCGCGCTGGTCGGGCTGTCGGCGCAGCAGGTCCTGCTTGGCTTCGCGCTGTTCTATATCGCCACCGGCCTGATCTACCGCCTACCCGTCCCGGTCCAGCCAATGAAGGCCATCGTGGCCGTGGCGCTGACGACCGCGGTCACGCCGGCCTCCATCGCGCTGAGCGGGATGATGATCGGGGCGGCGCTGCTCCTGCTTGGGGGCAGCGGGGTCATCGACCGGATCGCGCGCCTGGTGCCCCAATCCGTGTTGGCCGGTCTTCAATTGGGACTTGGCCTGGCCCTTGGCTGGATCGCCCTGGGGCTGATGGCGGAGCAGCCGGTCATCGGCGCGCTGTCGTTGGGGCTGGCCGTTGCGGGTTTGCGGCTGGGCACCCATGCGGCGTTGGCGACGCTCCTTTTCGGGGTCGTGATGGGTGGCTATTTCGGTCACGAGGCCCTGCCGGAGCTGCCCGAGCTGCCGGCATCAGTCGGTGGCTGGCTTGCACCGATCCCGACCGCCGCGGACTTTCAGGTCGCGGTGACGGAGCTGGCGCTGCCCCAACTGGCGCTCACGCTGACCAATGCCGTGGTTCTCACGGCGCTCGTTGCCGGCGACAGCTTCGGCGCCCGGGCCGCCCACGTGACGCCCCGGCGGCTATGCCTGACCTCCGGTGCGGCCAACCTGCTGACGGCGCCGTTCGGGGCGCTGCCGATGTGTCACGGTGCCGGGGGCGTCATCGCGCATCACCGGTTCGGGGCCCGCAGCGGCGGGGCGCCGGTGATGCTCGGCGCAGCGCTTCTCGGGCTCGTGCTTCTTCCCGAAGACTTGCGGCGCATGGCATTGTCGGCAATTCCCGCCGCGACACTCGGAGCGCTTCTGCTCATCGCCGCGGCCGAGCTTGCCACAAGCCGCCGGCTCTTCGATGCCATGCCCTCCTGCCGGCCGGTGATCGCGCTCACGGCGGTTGCGACCCTGGCCGGAAATCCGTTGATCGGTCTGATGGCGGGCACGGCAGCAGAGATGGTGCGGAAAACAGTTCTGAGGCGCATGGGTCTTTCGGGACGGGGCGACGCGAAAAGCTAG
- a CDS encoding LysR family transcriptional regulator has product MLDKLQMFIAVAKEGHFGRAAASLGITQPTLSTGIKQLEDQLGVQLIFRGSRFGGLTPEGQTALVWARKIVGDTRQLREEMRFQRHGLSGQLRIAVIPTALTWAARLTSRFSEAHPKVRFTILSRTSIEILSMLENLEVDAGISYLDNEPMGRVSTEPLYEERYMLVCAADSAFAAREAVGWEELDGQKLCLLTPDMQNRRIINKNFAAAGVTPEAWAESNSTIVLVANVEAGGFVTVLPEDMARFLISGKSLKIIPLKGVEVAHTVGLVAPYREPHTPVLGTLLREAKRMSAA; this is encoded by the coding sequence ATGCTGGACAAGTTGCAGATGTTCATCGCCGTGGCCAAGGAAGGTCATTTCGGCCGCGCCGCGGCCAGCCTCGGGATCACCCAGCCGACACTCTCGACCGGAATCAAGCAACTCGAGGATCAACTGGGTGTTCAGCTGATCTTTCGTGGCTCCCGCTTCGGCGGGTTGACGCCCGAGGGGCAGACAGCCCTGGTCTGGGCGCGCAAGATCGTCGGCGACACGCGGCAACTCCGCGAGGAGATGCGCTTCCAGCGGCACGGCCTGTCGGGGCAACTCCGGATCGCGGTCATTCCCACCGCACTGACCTGGGCGGCGCGACTGACCAGCCGGTTCAGCGAGGCGCATCCGAAGGTGCGCTTCACCATCCTGTCGCGCACCTCGATCGAGATCCTGTCGATGCTGGAAAACCTCGAGGTGGATGCCGGCATTTCATATCTCGACAACGAGCCGATGGGCCGGGTCAGCACCGAGCCATTGTACGAAGAGCGTTATATGCTGGTCTGCGCGGCCGACTCGGCCTTCGCTGCACGAGAGGCAGTTGGCTGGGAAGAGCTGGACGGACAGAAGCTTTGCCTGCTGACGCCCGACATGCAGAACCGCCGGATCATCAACAAGAACTTCGCCGCCGCCGGTGTGACGCCCGAGGCATGGGCGGAATCGAACTCTACCATCGTGCTGGTGGCCAACGTCGAGGCCGGCGGGTTCGTGACCGTGCTGCCGGAAGACATGGCACGCTTCCTGATCAGCGGAAAATCCTTGAAAATCATACCTCTGAAGGGGGTGGAGGTAGCGCACACGGTGGGGCTTGTGGCGCCCTACCGCGAGCCGCATACGCCCGTTCTGGGAACTCTCCTTCGCGAGGCGAAGCGGATGTCGGCAGCATAA
- a CDS encoding formate dehydrogenase subunit gamma has product MPAPAPSHTDEDIRALIQANLGLEGPLLPILHALQDAFGYIPHAAMPLIADALNITRAELHGVISFYHDFREAPAGRHVVKICRAEACQAVGGSALAEETLKKLGVDWHGTTANGAVTVEPVYCLGLCACGPAAMVDDQVVGRVDTARMDTLLKEAGA; this is encoded by the coding sequence ATGCCAGCACCAGCGCCATCCCACACGGACGAGGACATCCGCGCCCTCATCCAGGCCAATCTCGGTCTTGAAGGGCCGCTTCTGCCCATTCTGCACGCCCTGCAGGACGCCTTCGGATACATCCCCCATGCCGCCATGCCCCTGATCGCCGATGCGCTCAACATCACCCGGGCCGAACTGCATGGCGTCATCAGCTTCTACCATGATTTCCGCGAGGCGCCGGCGGGGCGTCACGTGGTGAAGATCTGCCGCGCCGAGGCCTGCCAGGCGGTCGGCGGGAGCGCTCTGGCCGAAGAGACGCTCAAGAAACTGGGGGTGGACTGGCACGGCACCACGGCCAACGGGGCCGTTACGGTGGAGCCGGTCTACTGCCTCGGCCTCTGCGCCTGCGGCCCGGCGGCGATGGTCGATGACCAGGTCGTTGGCCGCGTCGACACGGCGCGGATGGACACGTTGCTGAAGGAGGCCGGAGCATGA
- a CDS encoding NADH-ubiquinone oxidoreductase-F iron-sulfur binding region domain-containing protein, with amino-acid sequence MRIFVPMDSAAKALGADLVAVALAAAAPDAEIIRTGTRGMIWLEPLVEVEIDGVRQGYGPATPEDAAAILDGSSEKALGPVEELDWVTRQARLTFARVGVIAPLSLSDYEAHGGLSGLRRALDMTGEEIVGEVTASGLRGRGGAGFPTGIKWKTVLEADAPQKYIVCNADEGDSGTFADRMIMEGDPFTLIEGMAIAGLGVGATRGYLYLRSEYPDAIRVMEEAVRLARAAGILGPDVLGSGRAFDMEIRKGAGAYVCGEETSLLNSLEGKRGVVRAKPPLPALEGFLGRPTVVNNVISLATVPVIFEKGAAHHASFGIGKSRGTITLQIAGNVKHGGLFETGFGLTLGEVIDEIAGGTATGRPVKAVQVGGPLGAYMPRDKFDAPLGYEEFGAEGGLIGHAGLVVFDDTADMLGMARFAMEFCAVESCGKCTPCRIGAVRGVETIDRIAQGDAAAIPLLTDLCETMTDGSLCALGGFTPYPVMSALTHFPEDFATAKEAAE; translated from the coding sequence ATGAGGATATTCGTGCCGATGGACAGCGCCGCCAAGGCGCTCGGTGCCGATCTTGTGGCAGTCGCCCTGGCGGCGGCTGCGCCCGATGCAGAGATTATCCGGACCGGAACCCGTGGCATGATCTGGCTGGAACCCCTGGTGGAGGTCGAAATCGACGGTGTGCGCCAGGGCTACGGCCCGGCGACGCCGGAGGATGCGGCGGCCATTCTCGACGGCAGCAGCGAAAAGGCACTCGGCCCGGTCGAGGAACTCGACTGGGTGACGCGCCAGGCACGGCTGACCTTTGCGCGCGTCGGAGTGATCGCCCCGCTTTCGCTGAGCGATTACGAGGCGCATGGCGGTTTGAGCGGTCTGCGACGGGCGCTGGACATGACCGGGGAGGAGATCGTCGGCGAGGTCACCGCCTCGGGCCTGCGCGGCCGCGGCGGGGCGGGCTTTCCGACGGGCATCAAGTGGAAGACGGTACTCGAGGCGGACGCTCCGCAGAAATACATCGTCTGCAATGCCGACGAGGGCGACAGCGGCACGTTTGCCGACCGGATGATCATGGAAGGCGATCCCTTCACCCTGATCGAGGGCATGGCCATCGCCGGGCTCGGCGTCGGCGCGACCAGGGGCTACCTCTACCTGCGCTCGGAATATCCGGACGCGATCCGCGTCATGGAAGAGGCCGTTCGTCTTGCCCGCGCGGCCGGCATCCTTGGGCCGGATGTGCTTGGCTCGGGTCGAGCCTTTGACATGGAGATCCGTAAAGGCGCCGGGGCCTATGTCTGCGGCGAGGAAACCTCGCTTCTGAACTCGCTGGAAGGCAAGCGCGGGGTGGTGCGGGCCAAGCCGCCGCTGCCGGCGCTGGAAGGTTTCCTGGGCCGCCCCACGGTGGTCAACAACGTCATCAGCCTGGCCACCGTGCCGGTGATCTTCGAGAAGGGCGCCGCGCATCACGCAAGTTTCGGCATTGGCAAGTCACGCGGAACGATCACGTTGCAGATCGCCGGCAACGTGAAACATGGCGGGCTGTTCGAGACGGGGTTCGGCCTGACCCTGGGTGAGGTGATAGACGAGATTGCAGGCGGCACCGCCACCGGCCGGCCGGTGAAGGCCGTGCAGGTGGGCGGCCCGCTGGGCGCCTACATGCCGAGAGACAAGTTCGACGCCCCGCTGGGGTACGAGGAATTCGGCGCCGAGGGCGGGTTGATCGGACATGCCGGCCTGGTGGTGTTCGACGACACCGCCGACATGCTCGGAATGGCCCGCTTTGCAATGGAATTCTGTGCAGTGGAGAGCTGCGGCAAGTGCACGCCCTGCCGGATCGGGGCGGTCCGCGGGGTCGAGACCATCGACCGGATCGCCCAGGGCGACGCGGCGGCCATCCCGCTTCTGACCGATCTTTGCGAGACCATGACCGACGGCTCGCTTTGCGCCCTGGGAGGGTTCACGCCCTACCCGGTCATGTCGGCGCTCACACATTTTCCCGAGGATTTCGCGACCGCGAAGGAGGCCGCAGAGTGA